Genomic DNA from Candidozyma auris chromosome 1, complete sequence:
cttaCGCAGGACAAGCCTCCCGTATGCATGAGCTCCTGCGGTATATACAGACCATCACAACATACATATCTACCACTTGCTAAATTTGAAGCGCCGCAGTGAACGGATATACGAGGGAAAAGCGACAAGAAATACTAGTGAGGAATTGGTTAAATTCTGGCGATAAATGGGTTACGAAGTACCATCTGCCAAGCACACGTGATCATACAAATGTATCATCCCTACATCAATCAAAAAAGTTTTCTTGGTTCTTGTCCAGTGACGATGTTCATATCCGTATGCACTGCACACTACCGACATCTGGTATCATGAAAACGCGGCTAGTTTACGAATTTACCGAGAGGCTGAAAACCAAAAGTGTGATTTATTGATGTGGGCCACGCGGCTCTCATGGACCGCTACCGGTCATGAAATATTGAAATGGAGTTTGGTCACAACGTAGCTATTTACAACACGGAAAGGTCTTTTTATTGACATTGCCAAGGCTGAACTTTCTATTTTTCAGCAGCCAAGTGCTACTGATGGCAGTTCCTAAGCAGATGACACTAAGAAGCTCTTAACAAGCACGGTTATTTTTCGACAAATCCAGATCAAGACGTACGGAATACAAGTTTGGGTCAATTTTCGGGAATCCAGTTCCCGTTATCAATTCGAGCCACTTAGACCATTCATCCAACGTAGAGATTCCATCCTTTCTCTTCCGCGAGTGCAGCCCAGTCCACAACGGCACTGCCGTCGGGATTGCGTACCCAAGCTTCCTCGAcagtttcttcaattcttgtTAAATTCTGTACGAAATAAGTCGACTGGGCCTTTTTGAACCTCTCCCTCATCCTCTCCCTGTCGTAATCTGTGCAACAAGTAATTCCACAAACCAAAAGCAGTAGTGACAACAGAACCACCATTCGAGTCTCTatgagctcatcaattAGTTCTAAAGCCCGAAAAAGCAAATCTTGTTGCTGGAACAGCGCTGGAGGCAGGTGAATCACACCAGTGTGAAGATGGATCTGACATATGAGCACGTAGAGCTGGAATAGCTTTGTCTGAAGAGCTAAATCAAACGGATTACTCTCTAGAATTTCTAAGTGTAGTTCGCTGGGCTGACAAGTCTCGATTTTTACAGAAAATTCCTTGAACGTCGCTCGAACATCTTCGAAATAATTTCTTCGAGCGTCTTCGTATTCAATGCATCTTTCGTCATTGATGATTGGAAGGGCGTCCTGAAGTTCATTCCATTGCCGCCTGAGTCTTACCTGAGCGTTACCAATTTCCCCAAAAAGGTTATACACTCTGCCCAAGGCTCCCTGCAATGGATCAATACCGTAGTCGACGTCCTCTTTCAAAACGTCCTTATATTCCTCAATGGGAATAAATGTACCCTTGCGTAGAGCGTTCAGTGAAAGCAAGTCGTGGAACTGGAAGTTGTGTAAAAGCCATTTAATATCGTTGTTATTCAGAAACATTTGGCATACAGCAGCCAACCCGCCAAACGAGTTTATCAAGTTTGAGCACTGGGTCATAAACCCTCCCCAGTGACACACATCACCTGTGGTGACTTCTATGCCAATGAAAATTAAGTAGAATGCAAATAACACGAAGAAATCCTCGTTGGTCAGCGGTGTCAAGTTGTCGCCAATTTCTTTACAAATCAATTTGGCTGCCTTTTGCATGTAATTCCAAGGCTTTGCATACTCTATGGACAGCTTATCCCGTAGTTGCAAGTAAAACCCACCCCAGGCACACAAGGCATAGAGGATGGAGTCTCTCGACTGGGCCAAGTGCATGAACGTCTTGAGGAAATAGTTCAGCGCATCGGTGCCTATGGGTATAGAGGAGCAGAATGCGTCACTGTAATGCAGAAGATACTCAAACCCAGTCTCGTCAAGCTGGGGAAGAGCCCGTCCGAAGAGCATATTATCATACGGTAGATGGAACAACTCAAAGAGATCTGGTGACAGTTTAGAAGATAAGGAGATCAGATGGTCAAGCGGCAACTGAGGATCGATACAGGAGTCTGGAGAAATAGGCGATGTCAAAGTCATCTGAAGATCCTGCTTCGCTGGCTGTGACTGGGTTTTTGCaatcgtcttcttcactcCATTCTTCGGCTTCTCCGGCCACTCACACTTCAAGTCTCTTTTCTCGCAACCGGAGCACGTAGGATACTTTTCATCGCACTTTTTTCTAGTGGTTAGTAAGGATTTGCTGATGATTTGCAAACGTTGACTCAACATACTTTCTTCTGCGGCAGCAGAGGCACCCTAGGGTGGATCGGGCGCGAGTGCCATAAAACTTGAGGGTGTAGCCAGTTCGGGGATGGCGCTGACTGGCCAAgggcaattttttttgctcCATGGTCAGGAGGTCCGAGCCCAAGGTGTGAAACATGAGGAATTTTGAGAACAAGTTTCCGGGGTAGAGAAGTAATGATAATGGGGAGAAGAGGGATTGGGAATCTTGCGATAGGCTTCTGCGCTAACTACCCGATTAGGAACGCGCCGCCATGGACTCCGATATCCTAAACACAAGCCGGTCCCCAGAGttacaattttcaaaatacTTTCTGTTATCTCtacttctttttctgaagaaaatgcCCCTGAAGGTTGTGGTTGTTGGGTCCGGCGGCGTGGGCTCGATGGCTGCCTACGCATTGAGTTTGAATGCTGAGACAACGGCAATTGTGCGTTCTGACTATAACCA
This window encodes:
- a CDS encoding Zn(II)2Cys6 transcription factor is translated as MEQKKLPLASQRHPRTGYTLKFYGTRARSTLGCLCCRRRKKKCDEKYPTCSGCEKRDLKCEWPEKPKNGVKKTIAKTQSQPAKQDLQMTLTSPISPDSCIDPQLPLDHSISLSSKSSPDLFELFHLPYDNMLFGRALPQLDETGFEYLSHYSDAFCSSIPIGTDASNYFLKTFMHLAQSRDSILYALCAWGGFYLQLRDKSSIEYAKPWNYMQKAAKLICKEIGDNLTPSTNEDFFVLFAFYLIFIGIEVTTGDVCHWGGFMTQCSNLINSFGGLAAVCQMFSNNNDIKWLLHNFQFHDLLSSNALRKGTFIPIEEYKDVLKEDVDYGIDPLQGALGRVYNLFGEIGNAQVRLRRQWNELQDALPIINDERCIEYEDARRNYFEDVRATFKEFSVKIETCQPSELHLEILESNPFDLALQTKLFQLYVLICQIHLHTGVIHSPPASFQQQDLLFRALELIDELIETRMVVSLSLSLLVCGITCCTDYDRERMRERFKKAQSTYFVQNLTRIEETVEEAWVRNPDGSAVVDWAALAEEKGWNLYVG